A region from the Acipenser ruthenus chromosome 13, fAciRut3.2 maternal haplotype, whole genome shotgun sequence genome encodes:
- the gpx9 gene encoding glutathione peroxidase 9: MKRGAHWGSEYVVLLFMMALSPTAQAQSRCSVPSGKTVYDFTVQTLQGRHVSLDHFRDKVLLISNVATFUGSTVKQYYELNALMEKLAQTPFTVLAFPCNQFGLQEPEENYETLNILKYVRPGGGFIPKFQIFGKIEVNGAKEDPLYTFLKEYCPFVNPLIGDPEKLYWSPIKVNDIRWNFEHFLINARGVPIKRYDLNASFKEVESDIETLLKEM; the protein is encoded by the exons ATGAAGAGGGGAGCTCACTGGGGCAGTGAGTATGTGGTTCTGTTGTTCATGATGGCGCTGTCACCAACAGCTCAGGCTCAGTCCAGGTGCTCTGTGCCATCAGGGAAGACGGTCTATGATTTCACAGTTCAGACCCTGCAAGGTCGCCATGTTTCGCTGGATCACTTCAGAGACAAGGTTCTGCTCATCAGCAATGTGGCAACCTTTTGAGGTTCCACAGTCAAGCAG TACTATGAACTGAATGCACTAATGGAAAAGTTAGCTCAGACCCCCTTCACTGTTCTCGCCTTCCCCTGTAACCAGTTTGGCCTTCAGGAACCTG AGGAAAACTACGAGACATTAAACATCCTTAAGTATGTAAGACCAGGAGGAGGATTTATCCCGAAGTTCCAGATATTTGGAAAGATTGAAGTGAACGGGGCTAAGGAAGACCCACTCTACACTTTTTTAAAG GAATACTGCCCATTTGTCAACCCTCTGATTGGAGATCCAGAGAAACTCTATTGGTCCCCCATTAAAGTCAATGACATACGCTGGAACTTTGAACATTTTCTCATCAATGCCAGAGGAGTGCCGATTAagag
- the cuedc2 gene encoding CUE domain-containing protein 2, with protein sequence MELNKIIQEALYEFIQPHIPDADISTLDEVVLSYITGVLEDLGSQDCVEENFDVEMFVEMLEAYVPGFAGIDNVKVCEMMFNLAVALTKARNKEHVTPKTPAEVSSANKCDSSTDWSFINEKHYSSAQPEGATAKEVSNEEDKQVQLLLEMFPTCSITDARSALSISKWDIQEAVQLIIEGDMELNQSLPPKKNSLKTTPDEKLKASILEKYMLVDNKEDKTIHRPVNPKEAPKKLVRYIENQVVSTKGERYKQVKKEECEEMKKTYVNLKPARKYRFH encoded by the exons ATGGAACTAAACAAAATAATCCAAGAGGCACTGTATGAGTTCATCCAACCCCATATCCCAGATGCTGATATTAG taCACTAGATGAAGTGGTACTGTCATACATCACTGGTGTTTTGGAGGACCTTGGATCTCAGGACTGTGTGGAGGAAAACTTTGATGTTGAGATGTTTGTAGAAATGCTGGAGGCTTATGTACCTGGATTTGCTGGAATTGACAA TGTCAAAGTATGTGAGATGATGTTTAATCTAGCAGTGGCACTAACTAAAGCCCGGAACAAAG AACATGTCACCCCAAAGACACCTGCTGAAGTTTCATCAGCTAACAAATGTGATTCCAGTACAGATTGGTCCTTTATAAATGAAAAGCACTACTCTTCAGCACAGCCAGAGGGAGCTACAGCAAAG GAAGTTTCCAATGAGGAGGACAAGCAGGTGCAGCTTCTTCTGGAAATGTTCCCCACATGCAGTATAACAGATGCCAGAAGTGCTCTCTCCATATCCAAATGGGACATTCAAGAAGCTGTCCAGCTTATAATTGAGGGAGATATGGAGTTGAACCAAAGCCTCCCACCTAAG AAAAACAGTTTGAAGACAACTCCTGATGAGAAGCTGAAAGCAAGCATTCTTGAGAA GTACATGTTAGTGGACAACAAAGAAGATAAGACAATTCACAGGCCAGTTAACCCCAAGGAG GCTCCGAAAAAGCTTGTTCGTTATATCGAAAATCAAGTGGTGAGCACTAAGGGCGAGCGCTATAAGCAGGTCAAGAAAGAAGAATGTGAGGAAATGAAGAAAACCTACGTCAATCTGAAACCTGCTAGAAAGTACAGATTTCATTGA
- the fbxl15 gene encoding F-box/LRR-repeat protein 15 isoform X2: protein MRYQLLDLPWEDVLVPHVLCFLPMHHLMILQRVSKQFQALIQVYLANCRSFDLSQVGPCIPKQAFCNMLRDNKVLQNLTLQNCSEWVTDKELLPVIGQNHHLQQIDMNGCDRLSRQSLVAVSLSCAHLKHLSLAHCEWVDSLSLRSLADHCVGLESINLTACRQLKDEAVCYLARKCLKLKSLSVAVNANISDVSVEEVAKNCPQMEHLDLTGCLRVRNESIRTVVEYCTKLQSLKVNHCHNITETTLGLLRKRGVEIDVEPPLQRALVLLQDVVGFAPFINLQI, encoded by the exons ATGCG GTATCAGCTCTTGGACTTGCCATGGGAGGATGTTCTAGTGCCACATGTGCTCTGCTTCTTACCAATGCACCACCTAATGATCTTGCAGAGAGTTAGCAAACAGTTTCAAGCCCTCATCCAGGTCTACTTGGCCAACTGTCGCTCTTTTGACCTCTCTCAG GTTGGTCCTTGCATCCCCAAGCAGGCATTTTGTAACATGCTGAGGGACAACAAAGTTCTCCAGAACTTGACACTCCAGAATTGTTCTGAATgggtgacagacaaagagctgctTCCTGTGATTGGTCAGAATCACCACCTGCAGCAGATTGACATGAACGGATGTGACAGGCTGAGCCGCCAGTCTCTGGTGGCTGTTTCTCTCAGCTGTGCCCACCTAAAACACCTGTCCCTGGCACACTGTGAGTGGGTTGACAGCCTGTCCCTCCGCAGCCTGGCAGACCACTGCGTGGGGCTGGAGTCCATCAACCTGACTGCCTGTCGGCAGCTCAAAGATGAGGCCGTCTGCTACCTGGCCAGGAAGTGCCTCAAGCTGAAGTCGTTGTCAGTGGCAGTCAATGCAAATATCAGCGATGTCTCTGTAGAGGAGGTGGCCAAGAACTGTCCTCAAATGGAGCACCTGGATCTCACTGGATGCCTTAGGGTCAGGAATGAGTCCATCAG GACTGTAGTGGAGTACTGTACTAAGCTTCAATCTCTAAAGGTGAACCACTGTCACAATATCACAGAGACCACTTTAGGTTTGCTCCGGAAGAGAGGTGTGGAGATAGATGTGGAGCCTCCTCTACAGCGAGCACTGGTTTTGCTGCAGGATGTTGTTGGATTTGCTCCCTTCATAAACCTCCAGATCTAA
- the fbxl15 gene encoding F-box/LRR-repeat protein 15 isoform X1, which produces MEGSASCRYQLLDLPWEDVLVPHVLCFLPMHHLMILQRVSKQFQALIQVYLANCRSFDLSQVGPCIPKQAFCNMLRDNKVLQNLTLQNCSEWVTDKELLPVIGQNHHLQQIDMNGCDRLSRQSLVAVSLSCAHLKHLSLAHCEWVDSLSLRSLADHCVGLESINLTACRQLKDEAVCYLARKCLKLKSLSVAVNANISDVSVEEVAKNCPQMEHLDLTGCLRVRNESIRTVVEYCTKLQSLKVNHCHNITETTLGLLRKRGVEIDVEPPLQRALVLLQDVVGFAPFINLQI; this is translated from the exons ATGGAAGGAAGCGCGAGCTGCAG GTATCAGCTCTTGGACTTGCCATGGGAGGATGTTCTAGTGCCACATGTGCTCTGCTTCTTACCAATGCACCACCTAATGATCTTGCAGAGAGTTAGCAAACAGTTTCAAGCCCTCATCCAGGTCTACTTGGCCAACTGTCGCTCTTTTGACCTCTCTCAG GTTGGTCCTTGCATCCCCAAGCAGGCATTTTGTAACATGCTGAGGGACAACAAAGTTCTCCAGAACTTGACACTCCAGAATTGTTCTGAATgggtgacagacaaagagctgctTCCTGTGATTGGTCAGAATCACCACCTGCAGCAGATTGACATGAACGGATGTGACAGGCTGAGCCGCCAGTCTCTGGTGGCTGTTTCTCTCAGCTGTGCCCACCTAAAACACCTGTCCCTGGCACACTGTGAGTGGGTTGACAGCCTGTCCCTCCGCAGCCTGGCAGACCACTGCGTGGGGCTGGAGTCCATCAACCTGACTGCCTGTCGGCAGCTCAAAGATGAGGCCGTCTGCTACCTGGCCAGGAAGTGCCTCAAGCTGAAGTCGTTGTCAGTGGCAGTCAATGCAAATATCAGCGATGTCTCTGTAGAGGAGGTGGCCAAGAACTGTCCTCAAATGGAGCACCTGGATCTCACTGGATGCCTTAGGGTCAGGAATGAGTCCATCAG GACTGTAGTGGAGTACTGTACTAAGCTTCAATCTCTAAAGGTGAACCACTGTCACAATATCACAGAGACCACTTTAGGTTTGCTCCGGAAGAGAGGTGTGGAGATAGATGTGGAGCCTCCTCTACAGCGAGCACTGGTTTTGCTGCAGGATGTTGTTGGATTTGCTCCCTTCATAAACCTCCAGATCTAA